One window from the genome of Methanobrevibacter olleyae encodes:
- a CDS encoding DUF11 domain-containing protein — translation MKKKIAVILLIFSLFLTISSVSALEISENLTNFDEIDNKITNSENIIISDSQVEADNQIQQTNKEDLGYNSKSEKNLKEGSRNSSDNGSFKDLEDLINSNSDGIININKDYYFNPDTDSNLTNGIIINKSLIINGNNHILDAQDSGRILNVISNVSLTINNLSFYNGNSKEGSSILSNGTVSLNNTSFINNIANSSGGAICTYEDIVVNNSYFNQNKIYPSNMANLQGGSIYARKNVYIYNSTFENSEAKNGGAIYGLKNVYIYHSLFRNNSAYDDYISNGGAINAPNVTVKNSTFELNYALDNGGAICANGNLDAENSIFTNNTGGKRGGALGASNTIVNNCIFINNNAKFGGAISSHNKSDINNSKFISNSANYGGGAVNAERSNNSINNSIFTNNSALSYAGAVLSNNIVVMNSNFTNNSAKAYGGAILAENIDSYNNNFYNNKANNGTNVFAISNSNLGNQINEYVLLNISELAKAKYAGEINLSTGEPGFCSESGALTPTYGYLIDDMTAVRNSRTGENVFEYVKILIYEYYFNQSVFEPYAMFQFIWAFTDGNYTNYGTKYPPIQHVIDLYNSGFRIPTYNASKILKNGTVVTFNFRYFMTPNSTQNSVIFNLTYEEINETVEKETLNPEVLIGNLVEFRITLTNNGQDIINNPFIIDEDYSDGLDFIAWKIERGNWTKENNKYILNEQLNPGESRSLILIFNTTKNGILVNNVSSGYNNINISNSSNKTIVFKPEMAIEKISNNKIVKIGETVSFTIILRNTGDCNLTGVYIKDNEYSNGLVYLSYIDKNNEWDFDGKDTWTYKGTLTPGQSISLKILFKAITEGVKINTAIAGHNITNETVNSTNTTKVVKNETKNETNKNDTNKTDKIPKKADPPKDIEVHTIPKAGNPLVILLISLFALILVPRKYKK, via the coding sequence CCGTATCGGCATTAGAAATTAGTGAAAATCTTACTAATTTTGATGAAATTGACAATAAGATCACTAATAGTGAAAATATAATAATCTCAGATTCACAAGTTGAAGCTGACAATCAGATTCAGCAAACTAATAAAGAAGATTTAGGTTATAATTCCAAAAGCGAAAAGAATCTTAAAGAAGGAAGTAGAAATTCTTCTGATAATGGTTCTTTCAAAGATTTAGAAGATTTGATTAATTCAAATTCTGATGGAATAATAAACATCAACAAAGATTATTATTTTAATCCAGATACCGATTCAAATTTAACTAATGGGATAATAATTAATAAAAGTTTAATAATTAATGGAAATAATCATATTCTTGATGCCCAAGATAGTGGACGCATATTAAATGTGATTTCAAATGTTTCATTAACTATTAATAATCTAAGTTTTTATAATGGAAACAGTAAGGAAGGTTCCTCAATTTTATCAAATGGTACAGTTTCTTTAAATAACACATCATTTATTAATAATATTGCCAATAGTAGTGGTGGTGCAATATGCACCTATGAAGATATTGTAGTGAATAACTCCTATTTTAACCAAAATAAAATATATCCATCTAACATGGCTAATTTGCAGGGTGGATCAATATACGCAAGAAAAAATGTTTATATATATAATTCTACATTTGAAAATTCTGAAGCTAAAAACGGTGGAGCTATATATGGCCTCAAAAATGTTTATATTTACCACTCACTATTTAGAAATAATAGTGCATATGATGATTATATAAGTAATGGTGGGGCTATTAATGCACCTAATGTAACTGTAAAAAATAGTACTTTTGAACTTAATTATGCATTAGATAATGGAGGAGCTATATGTGCAAATGGCAACCTTGATGCGGAAAATTCAATATTCACTAATAATACAGGAGGAAAAAGAGGCGGTGCTTTAGGAGCTTCAAATACAATTGTTAATAATTGTATCTTTATAAACAACAATGCAAAATTTGGTGGAGCTATTTCCTCCCATAATAAATCAGATATTAATAATTCAAAATTTATTAGTAATTCTGCAAATTATGGTGGTGGAGCTGTTAACGCTGAAAGATCAAATAATTCTATTAATAATTCCATTTTTACCAATAATTCAGCTTTATCCTATGCAGGTGCTGTTTTAAGTAATAATATTGTTGTAATGAACTCTAATTTCACTAATAACTCTGCTAAGGCTTATGGTGGAGCAATATTAGCTGAAAATATAGATTCTTACAATAATAATTTTTACAATAATAAGGCTAACAATGGTACAAATGTATTTGCAATATCTAATAGTAACTTAGGTAATCAAATAAACGAATATGTATTATTAAATATATCTGAATTAGCTAAAGCAAAATATGCTGGTGAAATTAACTTATCTACAGGTGAACCAGGATTCTGTTCAGAATCTGGTGCACTTACTCCAACATATGGATATCTTATAGATGATATGACTGCTGTAAGAAATTCTAGAACTGGAGAAAATGTTTTTGAATATGTTAAAATATTGATATATGAATATTACTTTAATCAAAGTGTTTTTGAACCTTATGCTATGTTTCAATTCATTTGGGCATTTACAGATGGAAATTATACTAATTATGGAACAAAATATCCTCCAATTCAGCATGTAATTGATTTATACAATTCTGGTTTTAGAATTCCAACTTATAATGCAAGTAAAATTCTAAAAAATGGAACAGTTGTAACATTTAATTTCAGATATTTCATGACCCCAAATAGTACTCAAAATTCAGTGATATTTAATCTCACTTATGAGGAAATTAACGAAACTGTAGAAAAAGAAACATTAAATCCTGAAGTATTAATTGGTAATCTCGTTGAATTCCGAATTACCCTAACTAACAATGGTCAAGATATTATCAACAATCCTTTCATTATAGATGAAGATTATAGTGATGGATTAGATTTTATTGCTTGGAAAATAGAAAGAGGAAATTGGACAAAGGAAAACAATAAGTATATATTAAATGAACAACTAAATCCTGGGGAATCTAGAAGTTTAATTTTAATATTTAATACTACAAAAAATGGAATTTTAGTAAATAATGTTAGTTCAGGATACAATAACATTAACATATCTAATAGTAGTAATAAAACTATTGTTTTCAAACCAGAAATGGCAATTGAAAAGATTTCCAATAATAAAATAGTTAAAATAGGAGAAACTGTTAGTTTTACAATCATTTTAAGAAATACCGGTGATTGTAATTTAACAGGTGTCTATATTAAAGATAATGAATATTCCAATGGATTAGTTTATTTATCATATATAGATAAAAACAATGAATGGGACTTTGATGGAAAAGATACTTGGACTTATAAAGGTACATTAACTCCAGGTCAATCCATAAGTCTAAAAATTCTTTTTAAGGCTATTACTGAAGGAGTAAAAATAAACACAGCTATAGCTGGACATAACATTACTAACGAAACAGTAAATAGCACAAACACTACTAAAGTAGTTAAAAATGAAACTAAAAATGAAACTAATAAGAATGATACAAATAAAACAGATAAAATTCCTAAAAAAGCAGATCCTCCTAAGGATATAGAAGTACATACTATACCAAAAGCTGGAAATCCTTTAGTAATTTTATTAATAAGCTTATTTGCATTGATATTAGTTCCAAGAAAATATAAAAAATAA